One genomic region from Haloterrigena gelatinilytica encodes:
- a CDS encoding prolipoprotein diacylglyceryl transferase — translation MRELRRCDFCGGDAAGAFEIVPPELEPTEAEQRRVVLCTDCKDRLQTLIEPLLARAGAGGESSAASAGDGRPSDESDDSDDRAGENASESGTVVASADESTPKRSRASSPNATVSDATSGESDAAGDDVGANDAESDDTEAEAAETDNSAADAGGDAAIDSESLLEDGITFERSDPVDGESDTSETESTTQEKTDDETEADDERSSAAEPGTAADRDAGSQPPAAYGKVLRLLRNREFPMQRSAVESLAAGAYDLESSEVDAIIDHAIDRDEFVEKRGELRRPDA, via the coding sequence ATGCGCGAACTCCGACGTTGTGACTTCTGCGGCGGCGACGCCGCCGGGGCCTTCGAAATCGTCCCGCCCGAACTCGAGCCGACCGAAGCCGAACAGCGACGCGTCGTCCTCTGTACCGACTGCAAGGATCGGCTGCAGACCCTCATCGAACCGCTGCTCGCCCGCGCCGGCGCGGGCGGCGAGTCGTCGGCAGCGTCCGCGGGGGACGGACGACCCTCCGACGAGAGCGACGACAGCGACGATCGCGCCGGCGAAAACGCGAGCGAGAGCGGAACCGTCGTCGCCTCGGCCGACGAGTCGACCCCGAAGCGGTCGCGGGCCTCGAGTCCCAACGCGACGGTATCGGACGCGACTTCCGGCGAGAGCGACGCCGCCGGCGATGACGTCGGCGCCAATGACGCCGAATCCGACGACACCGAAGCCGAAGCCGCCGAAACTGACAACAGCGCCGCCGACGCCGGCGGTGACGCGGCGATCGATTCCGAGTCGCTGCTCGAGGACGGGATCACCTTCGAGCGCTCCGACCCCGTGGACGGGGAGTCGGACACGTCGGAAACGGAGTCAACAACCCAGGAGAAAACCGACGACGAAACAGAGGCCGACGACGAGCGCTCGAGCGCCGCGGAGCCCGGCACGGCAGCCGATCGAGACGCCGGGAGTCAGCCGCCGGCCGCGTACGGCAAGGTGCTTCGGCTGCTGCGAAACCGCGAGTTCCCCATGCAGCGCAGCGCCGTCGAAAGCCTGGCCGCCGGCGCCTACGACCTCGAGTCCAGCGAAGTCGACGCGATCATCGATCACGCGATCGACCGGGACGAGTTCGTCGAGAAGCGCGGCGAACTGCGCCGACCCGACGCCTAG
- a CDS encoding DUF7522 family protein yields the protein MSDETELETETIDRTLAEELLSVSRTAVGDELRSITYFTEDEVEQIYLRSDLEQTADLVGFADHERLGFRSQSAYRNTQLGEYQATVRMFENGYLSRVIRGPHGVWVTTDDMSMDRFKELTTATKSVLDDHVDTVSTDDEE from the coding sequence ATGAGCGACGAAACCGAGCTCGAGACCGAAACCATCGACCGGACGCTCGCGGAGGAACTCCTCAGCGTCAGCCGAACCGCCGTCGGCGACGAGCTGCGGAGCATCACCTACTTCACCGAGGACGAGGTCGAGCAGATCTACCTCCGTTCGGACCTCGAACAGACGGCCGACCTCGTCGGGTTCGCCGATCACGAACGGCTCGGCTTTCGCTCCCAGTCGGCCTACCGCAACACGCAGCTCGGCGAGTACCAAGCGACGGTTCGGATGTTCGAGAACGGCTACCTCTCCCGGGTGATCCGCGGGCCCCACGGCGTCTGGGTGACGACCGACGACATGTCGATGGATCGGTTCAAGGAACTGACGACCGCGACCAAGTCGGTGTTAGACGATCACGTCGATACGGTGTCGACCGACGACGAGGAGTGA
- a CDS encoding SLC13 family permease encodes MTAPVALAQDLATRPELTTDALVVFGVLALALALFVTERLPIDVTAILLIVILVVLEPWTGIDPETGISGFANEATITVLAMLILSGGISRTGLVQELGRRMAAFAGESLRKQLFATVAATAPVSGFLNNTPVVALLVPVVTDVANRGNTSPSKLLIPLSYASQVGGMLTLIGTSTNILASDVSARLGSQYPELHRFSMFEFTQLGVIVVITGSLYLIFVGHYLLPERVPPRADYLEEYDVGDYIADVAVVPGSPLVGETVGEATDRFGPEIDVVQVVRDEDRSVAPRRSTHLAEGDVLVVRTNRNAIATLEDAEGVELVGQPDTAANLSPDGESGIITELVVAMDSQLVGERLDPESFREEFGAAVLGLRRHGALVGERIVGRRLDVGDTLLIQAPPDTLNRLSRRDGVIVAREPPRSEYRADKAPIAVAIMIGVVAVAALEIYPILISALAGVVAMVVTGVLDPNELYDAVEWDIIFLLAGVIPLGIALEGSGAAAYLAFLVVEAAGFLPTLAVLWLFYILTGLLTEVISNNASVVLLIPVAAAAAAGIGANPFAFVLAVTFAASTAFLGPIGYQTNLFVYGPGGYRFSDYARIGAPLQVLLSVVTVLGIAFFWGV; translated from the coding sequence ATGACGGCCCCCGTCGCGCTCGCACAGGACCTCGCGACCCGGCCCGAACTGACGACGGACGCCCTCGTCGTCTTCGGCGTCCTCGCGCTCGCGCTCGCGTTGTTCGTCACCGAACGGCTGCCGATCGACGTGACCGCGATCCTGCTGATCGTGATTCTGGTCGTCCTCGAGCCGTGGACGGGGATCGACCCCGAGACCGGCATCTCCGGGTTCGCCAACGAGGCGACGATCACGGTGCTGGCGATGTTGATCCTCAGCGGCGGCATCAGCCGGACGGGACTCGTCCAGGAACTGGGACGGCGGATGGCCGCCTTCGCGGGCGAGAGTCTCCGGAAGCAGCTGTTCGCGACCGTCGCCGCGACCGCGCCGGTCTCCGGCTTTCTGAACAACACGCCGGTCGTCGCGCTGCTCGTCCCGGTCGTCACCGACGTCGCCAACCGCGGGAACACCTCGCCCTCGAAGCTGCTGATTCCGCTGTCGTACGCCTCGCAGGTCGGCGGGATGCTCACCCTGATCGGCACCTCGACGAACATCCTCGCCAGCGACGTCAGCGCTCGACTCGGCTCACAGTACCCCGAGCTTCACCGGTTCTCGATGTTCGAGTTCACGCAGTTGGGGGTCATCGTCGTCATCACCGGCTCGTTATACTTGATCTTCGTCGGTCACTACCTCCTCCCCGAGCGGGTTCCGCCGCGGGCGGACTACCTCGAGGAGTACGACGTCGGAGACTACATCGCCGACGTCGCGGTGGTCCCCGGCTCGCCGCTCGTGGGGGAGACGGTCGGCGAGGCGACCGACAGGTTCGGTCCCGAGATCGACGTCGTACAGGTCGTCCGCGACGAGGACCGATCGGTCGCGCCCCGTCGAAGCACCCACCTCGCGGAGGGCGACGTCCTCGTCGTCCGCACGAACCGGAACGCGATCGCGACCCTCGAAGACGCCGAAGGCGTCGAACTCGTCGGCCAGCCCGACACCGCCGCGAATCTCTCTCCGGACGGCGAGTCGGGGATCATCACGGAGCTGGTCGTCGCGATGGACTCGCAACTGGTCGGCGAACGCCTCGATCCCGAGTCGTTTCGCGAGGAGTTCGGCGCCGCCGTCCTCGGCCTCCGGCGCCACGGGGCGCTCGTCGGCGAGCGGATCGTCGGCCGCCGGCTCGACGTCGGCGACACGCTGCTCATTCAGGCGCCGCCCGACACGCTGAATCGACTCTCGCGGCGCGACGGCGTGATCGTCGCCCGCGAACCGCCCCGCTCCGAGTACCGCGCCGACAAGGCGCCGATCGCCGTCGCCATCATGATCGGCGTCGTCGCGGTGGCGGCCCTCGAGATCTATCCGATCCTGATCTCCGCGCTCGCGGGCGTGGTCGCGATGGTCGTCACGGGCGTCTTGGATCCGAACGAACTGTACGACGCCGTCGAGTGGGACATCATCTTCCTGCTGGCGGGCGTGATCCCGCTCGGGATCGCCCTCGAGGGAAGCGGCGCGGCCGCCTACCTCGCCTTCCTGGTCGTCGAGGCGGCCGGCTTCCTGCCGACGCTGGCCGTGCTCTGGTTATTCTACATCCTGACCGGGCTGCTCACTGAGGTCATCAGCAACAACGCCAGCGTCGTGCTCCTGATCCCGGTCGCGGCCGCGGCGGCGGCGGGAATCGGCGCGAACCCGTTCGCGTTCGTCCTGGCGGTCACCTTCGCCGCGAGCACGGCCTTTCTGGGGCCGATCGGCTACCAGACGAACCTCTTCGTCTACGGCCCCGGCGGCTACCGCTTCAGCGACTACGCGCGGATCGGCGCGCCGCTGCAGGTGCTGCTCTCGGTGGTCACCGTCCTCGGGATCGCGTTCTTCTGGGGCGTCTGA
- the hisB gene encoding imidazoleglycerol-phosphate dehydratase HisB has protein sequence MSERTATRTRETAETSIELELAIDGTGEADVDTGIGFFDHMLTSFAKHGLFDLTVDCDGDLAVDDHHTVEDVAIVLGEAFDEALGDRAGIVRYADRKVPLDEAVAGAVVDVSGRPRFYFDGAFSQAQIGDFTSDMARHFGESLAMNAGLTVHLEVASGENAHHEVEALFKALARTLDDATRLDDHREGTPSTKGTL, from the coding sequence ATGAGCGAGCGAACGGCGACCCGAACGCGGGAGACGGCCGAGACGTCGATCGAACTCGAACTCGCGATCGACGGCACCGGCGAGGCCGACGTCGACACCGGGATCGGTTTCTTCGATCACATGCTGACGTCGTTCGCCAAACACGGCCTGTTCGACCTGACCGTCGACTGCGACGGCGACCTCGCGGTCGACGACCACCACACCGTCGAGGACGTCGCGATCGTCCTCGGGGAGGCGTTCGACGAGGCGCTGGGCGACCGGGCGGGAATCGTCCGCTACGCCGACCGGAAGGTGCCCCTAGACGAGGCCGTCGCCGGCGCCGTCGTCGACGTCAGCGGACGGCCCCGGTTCTACTTCGACGGGGCGTTCTCGCAGGCACAGATCGGTGACTTCACGAGCGACATGGCTCGTCACTTCGGCGAGTCGCTGGCGATGAACGCCGGCCTGACCGTCCACCTCGAGGTGGCCTCCGGCGAGAACGCCCACCACGAGGTCGAGGCGCTGTTCAAGGCGCTCGCGCGGACGCTCGACGACGCGACGCGACTCGACGACCACCGCGAGGGGACCCCGAGCACGAAGGGGACGCTCTAG
- a CDS encoding TRAP transporter permease — translation MSIDTNGTDTVSDEQTDEILEEIERRRTLRGPAAVLVALIGISFSAFQMWIAARGRQFGGTLPMIGEFQFISLQQLQVNAIHVTFALVLAFLLFPASEGDGFVARRLGRIPPAVRDRLGADHAVSRAIARLADGVRWAVVDPERDRITPLDVALIVLALWPAYYITTEFDEIRSLPIIGIENASAIHDLYPWLEPLVAPLASLGLPVDFPVAYFLGIVGILLVLEATRRTLGAVLMALVASFIVYARWGYMIPSDSPIGALSIQVIEWDNIVYNLWYTVEAGVFSTPVSVSVRFIYIFILFGAFLEMSGAGKWFIDLAYSMTGTRKGGPAKASVVSSGFMGMLSGSSIANTVTTGAFTIPLMKRSGYSPSFSGAVESSASSGGQILPPVMGAVAFLIVEFTGTPYSDVIVAATLPAIAFFFGMWVMVHFEAVKGGIGGIPRAELPDVPAALRTGWFYLVPLVLLIYFLVIARFSINRSGWYTIVTIVALIAVVAAYNERTRIPLLGSIAALYLVQVAAFASYGTGLGGVVGGSTTAAYSLGNAATAAASDLGLIALLVSLAFMLVQPRGGAPLLELDGAVDDAADKTAALLDRPTLSRNTGYRFGAFVLKSMDSGARTATTVVVAVAAAGVVPGVISVSGLGPNLAALINTVSGNSVLLLLVLTGVASIIFGMGMPTTAMYIILIAMLGGPIEDIGVWVVAAHLFVLYFGLMADVTPPVAVAAFAGAGVAKADEIKTASIAFLLSLNKVLVPFAFVFSPGIILARKVDGQWGLIGWSDVADVGFFLPEVIVPVIGMFAGVYALGVTIIGYQYSAVDSTRRALYAVASILLMVPEIPLLVLEGVLALAGVSIGLTGFSVTFPMRIVGLVILTTLSYRNYSRPTGTHAEPSASAAGEA, via the coding sequence ATGAGTATAGATACGAACGGTACGGACACGGTTTCGGACGAACAGACAGACGAGATACTCGAGGAAATCGAGCGGCGGCGGACGCTTCGAGGGCCCGCGGCCGTTCTCGTCGCCCTGATCGGCATCAGCTTCTCGGCGTTCCAGATGTGGATCGCCGCCCGCGGGCGCCAGTTCGGCGGAACGCTGCCAATGATCGGCGAGTTCCAGTTCATCTCGCTCCAACAGTTACAGGTCAACGCGATCCACGTCACGTTCGCGCTGGTGCTCGCCTTTCTGCTGTTTCCGGCGAGCGAAGGCGACGGGTTCGTCGCGCGACGGCTCGGTCGGATCCCGCCGGCTGTCCGCGACCGCTTGGGCGCCGACCACGCCGTCTCGAGGGCGATCGCTCGACTCGCGGACGGCGTCCGCTGGGCCGTCGTCGATCCGGAACGGGACCGAATCACGCCGCTGGACGTCGCGCTGATCGTCCTCGCGCTCTGGCCGGCCTACTACATCACCACCGAGTTCGACGAGATTCGGTCGCTCCCGATCATCGGCATCGAAAACGCCAGTGCGATCCACGATCTATACCCGTGGCTCGAGCCGCTCGTGGCGCCGCTCGCGTCCCTGGGGCTTCCGGTCGACTTCCCCGTCGCGTACTTCCTCGGGATCGTCGGCATCCTGTTGGTACTCGAGGCGACCAGACGGACGCTCGGCGCCGTCCTCATGGCGCTGGTTGCGTCGTTTATCGTCTACGCCCGCTGGGGCTACATGATCCCCAGTGACTCGCCGATCGGCGCCCTGTCGATTCAGGTCATCGAGTGGGACAATATCGTCTACAACCTCTGGTACACGGTCGAGGCGGGGGTGTTCAGCACGCCCGTCAGCGTCAGCGTCCGGTTTATCTACATCTTCATCCTCTTCGGCGCGTTCCTCGAGATGAGCGGCGCCGGCAAGTGGTTCATCGACCTCGCCTACTCGATGACCGGCACCAGAAAGGGCGGCCCGGCGAAGGCGAGCGTCGTCTCGAGCGGGTTCATGGGCATGCTCAGCGGATCGTCGATCGCGAACACGGTGACGACGGGCGCCTTCACGATTCCGCTGATGAAGCGGTCGGGCTACTCCCCCTCGTTTTCCGGCGCGGTGGAGTCGTCGGCGTCGTCCGGGGGCCAGATCCTCCCGCCCGTCATGGGTGCCGTCGCCTTCCTCATCGTCGAGTTCACCGGGACGCCGTACTCGGACGTGATCGTGGCGGCCACCCTGCCCGCCATCGCCTTCTTCTTCGGAATGTGGGTGATGGTCCACTTCGAGGCCGTTAAGGGCGGAATCGGCGGTATCCCGCGCGCGGAACTCCCCGACGTTCCCGCGGCGCTTCGTACCGGCTGGTTCTACCTCGTTCCGCTCGTCTTGCTGATCTATTTCCTCGTCATCGCTCGCTTCTCGATCAACCGCTCGGGCTGGTATACGATCGTCACCATCGTCGCGCTGATCGCGGTCGTGGCCGCGTACAACGAGCGAACGCGCATTCCGTTGCTGGGATCGATCGCCGCGCTCTATCTCGTTCAGGTCGCGGCCTTCGCGAGTTACGGCACCGGCCTCGGCGGCGTAGTTGGTGGATCGACGACCGCAGCCTACTCCCTCGGCAACGCGGCGACCGCGGCGGCGTCGGATCTCGGTCTGATAGCGCTCCTCGTCAGTCTCGCATTCATGCTCGTTCAACCGCGGGGCGGGGCTCCGCTGCTCGAACTTGACGGGGCGGTCGACGACGCCGCGGACAAAACGGCGGCGCTGCTCGATCGGCCCACGCTCTCCCGAAACACCGGCTACCGGTTCGGGGCGTTCGTCCTGAAATCGATGGACTCCGGCGCGCGGACCGCGACGACGGTCGTCGTCGCCGTCGCCGCCGCAGGCGTCGTCCCGGGAGTCATCAGCGTCTCCGGGCTCGGCCCGAATCTTGCGGCGCTCATCAACACCGTCAGCGGTAACTCCGTGTTGCTGTTGCTCGTCTTGACGGGCGTCGCGTCGATCATCTTCGGAATGGGGATGCCCACCACCGCTATGTACATCATCCTCATCGCGATGCTCGGCGGCCCGATCGAGGACATCGGCGTCTGGGTGGTTGCCGCCCATCTCTTCGTCCTCTACTTCGGGCTGATGGCTGACGTTACGCCGCCGGTCGCCGTCGCCGCCTTCGCGGGCGCGGGGGTCGCCAAGGCCGACGAGATCAAGACCGCGAGCATCGCGTTCCTCCTCTCGCTGAACAAGGTTCTCGTCCCCTTCGCCTTCGTGTTCTCGCCGGGGATCATCCTCGCGCGGAAAGTCGACGGCCAGTGGGGGCTCATCGGCTGGAGCGACGTGGCCGACGTCGGCTTCTTCCTCCCCGAAGTCATCGTCCCCGTTATCGGAATGTTCGCCGGGGTGTACGCGCTCGGCGTCACCATCATCGGCTACCAGTACTCGGCGGTCGACTCGACCCGGCGCGCCCTGTACGCCGTGGCGTCGATCCTGCTGATGGTTCCCGAGATCCCGCTGCTCGTCCTCGAAGGCGTGCTGGCGCTGGCCGGCGTCTCGATCGGACTGACCGGCTTCTCGGTGACGTTCCCGATGCGGATCGTCGGACTGGTGATCCTCACCACGCTGTCGTACCGCAACTACTCGCGGCCGACGGGGACCCACGCGGAGCCGTCCGCGTCCGCGGCCGGCGAGGCCTGA
- a CDS encoding amino acid-binding protein, protein MFDEIMEKFEGSPSQQAVIRLLLERGFSVNDDGRVVSGGIEIPNTGIAREIGVDRRVVDSTTDVILDDPELRRIFQNISQVPSLMDLAPVLDLTVLTVTPDDADQKGIVAGITGLLAEHDISIRQTISEDPEFTDEPQLYLITDQELPGNVITEIRDLEFVRKIELQ, encoded by the coding sequence ATGTTCGACGAGATCATGGAGAAGTTCGAGGGCTCGCCCAGTCAGCAGGCGGTGATTCGCTTGCTGTTAGAGCGGGGGTTCTCGGTCAACGACGACGGCCGCGTCGTCTCCGGGGGGATCGAGATTCCGAACACGGGTATCGCTCGCGAGATCGGCGTCGATCGGCGCGTCGTCGACTCGACGACCGACGTCATCCTCGACGACCCCGAGCTGCGCCGCATCTTCCAGAACATCTCGCAGGTGCCGAGCCTGATGGATCTGGCGCCAGTACTGGACCTGACGGTGCTGACGGTCACGCCCGACGACGCCGATCAGAAGGGAATCGTCGCGGGGATCACCGGGCTCTTGGCCGAACACGACATCTCGATCCGCCAGACTATCAGCGAGGATCCGGAGTTCACCGACGAGCCACAGCTCTACCTGATCACCGACCAGGAGCTGCCGGGTAACGTCATCACCGAAATTCGGGACCTCGAGTTCGTCCGCAAGATCGAACTCCAGTGA
- the hisA gene encoding 1-(5-phosphoribosyl)-5-[(5-phosphoribosylamino)methylideneamino]imidazole-4-carboxamide isomerase, producing MSAFPAFQVIPAVDMQDGEVVQLVQGERGTEKTYGDPVDAARRWLDEGAEALHLVDLDGAFEGRRANGDAIDEVLETVDVPTQLGGGIRTADDAVDLLERGVDRVILGTAAVENPEIVAEISERHPDSVVVSLDAKDGEVVVEGWTEGAGISPVDAAERYEELGAAAILFTNVDVEGQLEGVATEPVRELVAATDIPVIASGGVATLEDVRALEDAGAAAVVVGSALYEGRFSLAEAQAAVSE from the coding sequence ATGAGCGCGTTTCCGGCATTTCAGGTGATTCCCGCCGTCGACATGCAGGACGGCGAGGTCGTCCAGCTCGTCCAGGGCGAGCGCGGGACCGAGAAGACCTACGGCGATCCCGTCGACGCCGCCCGGCGGTGGCTCGACGAGGGCGCCGAGGCGTTACACCTCGTCGATCTGGACGGCGCCTTCGAGGGCCGGCGGGCGAACGGCGACGCCATCGACGAGGTCCTCGAGACCGTCGACGTGCCCACCCAACTCGGCGGGGGCATCCGCACCGCCGACGACGCCGTCGATCTGCTCGAGCGCGGCGTCGACCGGGTCATCCTCGGCACCGCCGCCGTCGAGAACCCCGAGATCGTCGCCGAGATCAGCGAGCGCCACCCCGACAGCGTGGTCGTCAGCCTCGACGCGAAGGACGGCGAGGTCGTCGTCGAGGGCTGGACCGAAGGCGCCGGGATCTCGCCGGTCGACGCCGCCGAGCGCTACGAGGAACTGGGCGCCGCGGCGATCCTCTTCACGAACGTCGACGTCGAGGGGCAACTCGAGGGGGTCGCCACCGAACCCGTTCGCGAACTGGTCGCGGCGACCGATATCCCCGTGATCGCCAGCGGCGGCGTTGCGACCTTGGAGGACGTGCGGGCCCTCGAGGACGCCGGCGCCGCTGCCGTGGTGGTCGGAAGCGCGCTGTACGAAGGGCGGTTTTCGCTCGCGGAGGCGCAGGCTGCGGTCAGCGAGTGA
- a CDS encoding TrkH family potassium uptake protein produces the protein MRIRVDWRSSCSLTGTVLKWLSVPLAAPLVLALLDAEDPVPFVVAIIATVAIGIGLEGLRGDPTLGQREAFLMVSLTWLTVALVGTIPFVLVGLGAPSASAFAFSVDGVVNAAFEGMSGLTTTGATVMSGWDFANQSRAILLWRQLLQWLGGLGILIVAIGLLSNLLVGGAQLMETETQTKSVQKLRPRLDETARLIWGLYVGLTALAAGTFYGLHLLGLAPNMDLFNAVSHALTSVATAGFSPEGESVGAFEPVVQWAVIPFMVLGATNFVLLYALTQGEWRRPLESAEFRFYIGLLTSIGALVATILWLDPTIDDGLEATVRHGLFNVVSMLTTTGYASTDFNYWSAGATQLLFFCMFLGGMAGSTTCSIKTLRWLVALKAFRRSLFTAIHPQAVRPVRLGDDVVDEETIGDIFAYLMLAIGIFALLTVFVVVDAVRAGTAVSEFEALSASASIFLNIGPAFGMAGPMDNYAGFPTTTRTVMIVMMWIGRIEIVPVLVLLTPAFWRS, from the coding sequence ATGCGGATTCGCGTCGACTGGCGCTCGAGCTGTAGTCTCACCGGGACCGTCCTGAAGTGGCTGTCCGTGCCGCTGGCCGCGCCGCTCGTACTGGCGCTGCTTGACGCCGAGGATCCGGTTCCGTTCGTCGTTGCGATCATCGCGACGGTCGCGATCGGGATCGGCCTCGAGGGCCTGCGCGGCGACCCGACGCTGGGACAGCGCGAGGCCTTTCTCATGGTCTCGCTGACGTGGCTGACCGTCGCCCTCGTCGGAACGATCCCGTTCGTGCTCGTCGGGCTCGGCGCGCCCTCGGCCTCCGCGTTCGCCTTCTCGGTCGACGGCGTCGTCAACGCCGCGTTCGAGGGGATGAGCGGACTTACGACGACCGGCGCGACGGTGATGAGCGGCTGGGACTTCGCCAACCAGTCCCGGGCGATCCTCCTCTGGCGCCAGCTCCTCCAGTGGCTCGGCGGGCTGGGGATCCTGATCGTCGCCATCGGCCTGCTCTCGAACCTGCTGGTCGGCGGCGCACAGCTCATGGAGACCGAAACGCAGACCAAAAGCGTCCAGAAACTCCGCCCGCGGCTCGACGAGACCGCCCGCCTCATCTGGGGGTTGTACGTCGGTCTCACGGCGCTGGCCGCGGGCACCTTCTACGGACTCCACCTGCTCGGGCTGGCTCCGAACATGGACCTCTTCAACGCCGTCTCCCACGCGCTGACCAGCGTCGCGACGGCCGGCTTCTCGCCGGAGGGAGAGAGCGTCGGGGCGTTCGAACCCGTCGTCCAGTGGGCCGTCATCCCCTTCATGGTCCTCGGTGCGACCAACTTCGTCCTGCTCTACGCCCTCACGCAGGGGGAGTGGCGACGTCCCCTCGAGTCGGCGGAGTTCCGGTTCTACATCGGCCTGTTGACGAGCATCGGCGCGCTCGTCGCAACGATCCTCTGGCTCGATCCGACGATCGACGACGGGCTCGAGGCGACGGTCCGACACGGGCTGTTCAACGTGGTCTCGATGCTGACGACGACGGGGTACGCGTCGACGGACTTCAACTACTGGTCGGCGGGCGCGACCCAGCTCCTCTTCTTCTGTATGTTCCTCGGCGGCATGGCCGGTTCGACGACCTGCTCGATCAAGACGCTGCGCTGGCTCGTCGCGCTCAAGGCGTTTCGGCGCTCTCTGTTCACTGCGATCCACCCGCAGGCGGTCCGCCCGGTCCGACTGGGCGACGACGTCGTCGACGAAGAAACGATCGGCGACATCTTCGCCTACCTCATGCTGGCGATCGGCATCTTCGCCCTCCTGACCGTCTTCGTCGTCGTCGACGCGGTCCGCGCCGGGACGGCCGTCTCCGAGTTCGAGGCCCTGAGCGCGTCGGCCTCGATCTTCCTCAACATCGGCCCCGCGTTCGGTATGGCCGGCCCCATGGACAACTACGCCGGCTTCCCCACCACCACGCGGACCGTCATGATCGTCATGATGTGGATCGGACGCATCGAAATCGTCCCCGTGCTCGTGTTGCTGACGCCGGCGTTCTGGCGATCGTAA
- a CDS encoding IMPACT family protein produces the protein MSRSYRTVARAATADFVVQGSEFVGRVRPVDSVDAAESFVDAVSEEYADATHNVPAYRVRVGDGADSGGNGENAAGAGYFLREYSSDDGEPSGSAGKPALNVLTQQEIENCAVVVTRYYGGTNLGVGGLVRAYSRAVKEAVEAAGVVEERPHEGVSITVEYDDSGTVRGILESEGYEFEADYQEDVSFDVRVPLEEADAFRDRLRSATSGRADLE, from the coding sequence GTGAGTCGATCGTACCGAACCGTCGCCCGAGCGGCCACCGCCGACTTCGTCGTACAGGGTTCGGAGTTCGTCGGCCGCGTTCGACCGGTCGACTCCGTCGACGCTGCCGAGTCGTTCGTCGACGCCGTCAGCGAGGAGTACGCCGACGCGACCCACAACGTCCCCGCCTACCGGGTGCGGGTCGGCGACGGAGCTGACAGCGGCGGGAACGGCGAGAACGCCGCGGGAGCGGGCTACTTCCTTCGAGAGTACTCGAGCGACGACGGCGAGCCCTCGGGTTCGGCGGGGAAGCCGGCGCTGAACGTCCTCACCCAGCAAGAGATCGAGAACTGCGCGGTCGTCGTCACGCGCTACTACGGCGGGACGAACCTCGGCGTCGGCGGCCTCGTCCGGGCCTACTCGCGGGCCGTCAAGGAGGCCGTCGAGGCCGCCGGCGTCGTCGAGGAACGACCCCACGAAGGGGTCTCGATCACCGTCGAATACGACGACTCCGGCACGGTCCGCGGGATTCTCGAGAGCGAGGGCTACGAGTTCGAGGCCGACTATCAGGAGGACGTCTCGTTCGACGTGCGCGTCCCCCTCGAGGAGGCCGACGCGTTCCGGGATCGGCTGCGGAGCGCGACGAGCGGGCGGGCGGACCTCGAGTAA
- a CDS encoding DUF1850 domain-containing protein: protein MERSTKWYGSAVVVAALVVFVATGAVVASGATERTLVVADADSGEPLLEVPVDEGDEVILSYTHSVEKTPVQDVYVVDGTELRADRVVFHSHGAGLPSDEPIERTDEGFVVDGEGSHEEIVVSPGSIAGHELVVDGDRYDLVERSNGSVVLAIDGTIGDRLTALRGIDSAVDDRSESDARSGRLLV from the coding sequence ATGGAACGATCGACTAAATGGTACGGTAGCGCCGTCGTCGTCGCCGCCCTCGTGGTTTTCGTCGCGACCGGCGCGGTCGTCGCGTCGGGAGCGACCGAACGCACGCTCGTCGTCGCCGACGCCGACTCGGGCGAGCCGCTGCTCGAGGTCCCCGTCGACGAGGGCGACGAGGTGATCCTTTCGTATACGCACAGCGTCGAGAAGACACCCGTTCAGGACGTGTACGTCGTCGACGGAACCGAACTGCGCGCGGATCGAGTGGTGTTTCACTCCCACGGTGCGGGACTGCCGTCCGACGAACCGATCGAGCGGACCGACGAGGGGTTCGTCGTCGACGGCGAGGGCTCCCACGAGGAGATCGTGGTCTCTCCCGGCTCGATCGCCGGCCACGAACTCGTCGTCGACGGCGACCGATACGACCTCGTCGAGCGGTCGAACGGATCCGTCGTCCTCGCGATCGACGGCACCATCGGTGACCGTCTGACGGCCCTTCGGGGGATCGACTCGGCCGTCGACGACCGAAGCGAGAGCGACGCGCGGTCAGGGAGATTACTGGTATGA